A window of Solanum stenotomum isolate F172 chromosome 3, ASM1918654v1, whole genome shotgun sequence contains these coding sequences:
- the LOC125859484 gene encoding uncharacterized protein LOC125859484 isoform X1 has product MGSIRSSDEELSLFLEIRRRENDRNNNQFLQKSNEFDPLGSKSGSTPAFNIASVAPLRKTRTDEFLSADNDKTDYDWLLTPPGTPIFPSLEMKSRETMMSQLGTSRAHPTALTSRLTNSLPEATSRSNLHLDS; this is encoded by the exons ATGGGGAGTATTAGGAGTTCAGATGAGGAACTATCATTATTTCTAGAAATTCGAAGAAGGGAAAATGACAGAAATAATAatcaatttcttcaaaaatccAACGAATTTGATCCCCTTG GATCAAAAAGTGGTAGTACACCTGCATTTAATATTGCATCAGTTGCACCCCTGCGGAAGACTCGTACTGATGAGTTCCTTAGTGCTGACAATGATAAAACTGATTACGACTG GCTTCTAACACCTCCAGGCACTCCTATTTTTCCTTCTCTAGAGATGAAATCACGTGAAACTATGATGAGTCAGCTGGGAACTTCTAGAGCTCACCCTACTGCATTGACATCTAGA TTAACAAATTCTCTCCCAGAGGCCACCTCAAGAAGCAACTTGCATCTAGACAGCTAG